AGACGCCTCCGACCATGCCGTAGAGGTAGGCGACCACCATGAAGGCCACCGTGACGAGCCCGAACGCCGTGTACGAGATCCGTCCCGCCGGCCCCCACCACCCCTTCCACCAGGCGCACACCGAGCAGGCCGCGACCCCTCCGCTGAGGACGAACGCCGTCGAGGAGGCGGTCAGGGCCACCGTGAGGAGCGGGGATCCGAGGAAGACCGCGTCGGTGGGCGCGACGGCGATCGTGACGGCGAAGCCGTACGCGAAGAGCAGGACGAGCGCGCTGGTGAGCCAGGCGAGCCACCACGCGGGCCGGTGCCGGGCCGGACGCCCGCGGAGCCTGCGTACGAGCGCGGCCACCGGGATCCCGAGCGCGGCGACCAGGAACGCGGTCAGCCCCGCGTAGACCAGCCACACGTGGAGCGCGGCGCCGGAGCGCTGGAACGTGGCCGCCTCCTCCTGGTGGCCGCCGGCGAGCAGGCCGTGGCCGTCGAAGGCGATGCGCTCCTGACCGCCCCGCTCGGCGAACAGGCCGGGGCCGATGAGCTGCCACGCCTGGTCCGGCTTGGCGGAGTCACGTGACAGGCCGGTCGTGGTGATCGTCCCGTCGCCCGTGGACTCCACGGTCACGGTCTTGAACAGCGCCCCGGCCTGCAGGAGGTCGCCGCGGATCCTGGTCGAGGTGTACGTGCCCGCGTACCCGGAGGTGTCCCCGCGCACCGGCCGCGGATCGTCCGCACGGCCCGGGAAGTAGCGGTCGACGATCTGGTTGATCAGGTCGTGGGCGGCCGTCGTGGGGTCCTCGCCGTTGTAGACGACGTAGACGCCGCTCCTCTGGTCGGGCAGCAAGGCGAGGACGTGGTGGAAGCCGTTGATGTCGCCGCCCTTGTAGAAGATCCGGTGGCCGTTCCTGGACAGCTCCTCGAGGCCGTACCCGATGCCGGGGAGCCGCTCGTCCTGCGTGTAGTGGCGGCGCATCATGGTGGCGCCGATGTTCCGGCCCAGCCGGGGGTCGTTGCCGAGCAGCGCGATCATCAGGCGGCCCATGTCGGCGGCGGTGGTGACGGGTCCCGCCCCGGAGGCGGGCGACCCGTAGTAGCGCTTGTACGGAACGTCCCCGTTGTACCCCTGGGCGAGGGTGGCGGTCAGCGGGCCGGGCAGCGGCGCGGCGAACGACGTGCCCGTCATGCCGAGCGGCGTCAGGATGTGCTGCCGCACGTACTCGGCGAACGGCTGTCCGGAGGCCACCTCCACCAGGTGGCCCGCGAGGTTGTAGGCGTAGTTGTCGTAGGCGAGCACGGTCCCCGGCGGGCGCACCCGTTCCGGCTGACCGTCCTCGACCACCTTCGCCAGTGGCGGGGCGGCGGCCGGATCGTCCCAGGACGAGCCGAGCACGTCGTCCTCGAACCCGGCCGTGTGGGTCAGCAGGTGCTCCAGGGTGACCGGCCGCCCGGGGAAAGTGTCCTTGATCTTGAAGGTCTTCAGGTACGTGTTGACGTCGGCGTGCAGGTCGAGCCTGCCCTGCTCGACCAGCTGGAGCGCGGCGATCGCGGTGAACGTCTTGGCCGTCGAGGCCGTGAAGAACCCCGTGCGGGCCGCGTCGACCGGTACGCGGCCCGCCAGGTCGGCGTAGCCGTACCCCTGGGCGAACACCTGCCGCCCGCCCGACACCACCGAGACCGCCGCGCCGGGGATCCCGTGCCCGGCGAGCTGCGCCGGCACCACCTCGTCGACCAGCGTCCCGACGCCTGCCATATCCGTGGCCATATCTGTGACCAGGTCCGTGGCGGCGGTGGCCGTACCGCAGAGGCCGGACACCAGCAGCGCGGTCATCAGGCCGAGGAACAGGGCTCTCTTCATACCTCCAAGATCGCGAGGCCGGACGGTCGCGGACCAGTGCCTGGCACCTCGATCCGGGATGTGAAATACACGAACCGGACACCGGAAATATCATGGTCCTTTCTGCTTCGGGGGGAGTCGAGGGTGATCCGGGTGCTGCTGGCCGAGGACATGCACCTCATCCGGGGCGCGCTGGCCTCGCTCCTGCGCCTGGAGCCCGACATCGAGGTCGTCTCCGAGGTGCCGTCCGGGGACGCGGTGGTGCCCGCGGCGCTGGAGCACCGGCCCGACGTCGCGGTGCTGGACGTGCAGATGCCCGTCATGGACGGGATCGAGGCCGCCGCCGAGCTCGGCAGACGCCTCCCCGGCTGCCGCGTGCTCATGCTCACCCAGCTGGGCCGCCCCGAGGTCCTGCGCAGGGCGCTCGCAGCCCGGGTCGGCGGCTTCATGCTGAAGGACGCTCCGCCCGCCGACCTCGCCGCGGCCGTGCGCCGCGTCCACGCCGGGGAGACGGTGATCGATCCCGCCCTCGCCGCGGCGACCATCACGGCCAGGGAGAACCCGCTGTCACCGCGCGAGGTGGACGTGCTGCGCCTGGCCGCCGGCGGCGACGACCTCGCGGAGATCGCGGCCGCGCTGCACCTGACGAAGGGCACCGTACGCAACTACCTGGGGGCGATCGTCACCAAGCTCGACGCCCGCAACCGGCTGGACGCCGTCCGGATCGCCACCGAAGCCGGCTGGCTCTGAACATTTCGTAAAAGTCCGAAGCATGGCGGTATGAGCGGCGATCAGGGCTAGCCTGCCGTTCCATGATGTACGGCCCCCAACAGCCACCGTTCAACCCCTCGTATCCCCCGCGCCAGCCGCCGCCCGCCTTCGCGCCGCCTCCCGTGGTGATCGACGTCGGCCGTGACGCCAAGGTGAAGGCGCTGATCGGCGGGTCCGTCGCGGGGGCCATCGGCCTCATCTCGATCTTCTCCGCGTTCACCGGGCAGACGACGGGCGGCTCCGGCTCGGCGGTCGTGGTGCTGATCCTCGGGCTGGTCTTCCTGCTCATCGGGCTGCTGCCGATCATCGCCTGGCGCAAAATCAGCCGGCCTCGCCGGCTCGTCTTCGACGGCTTCGGCGTGCGCTGGGACGACCCTCAGGGCAGGCCGTGGGCCGTTCCGTGGAACGAGCTGTCCGGGGTGGGCATCTCGCGTACGCAGCAGCGCCGGGTCAAACTGGCCGACTACCTGATCCGCAGGACGATGGTCCGCCTCGATCTCTTCCCCGCCGACCATGGCTTCCGCGCGCGCCATCCGGACATGGAGCCCCTGTGGGAGTTCCACACGGTCAAGAACGGCTACCGGCTCCCGCTGGGCTCGAACCCCAAGTACATCCCGGTCATCGAGCACGCGATGCGCCAGTACCGCCCGGCCGTCTACCTGGGCATCCGCGACGAGGGCTTCATG
This genomic interval from Nonomuraea helvata contains the following:
- a CDS encoding serine hydrolase domain-containing protein, with the translated sequence MKRALFLGLMTALLVSGLCGTATAATDLVTDMATDMAGVGTLVDEVVPAQLAGHGIPGAAVSVVSGGRQVFAQGYGYADLAGRVPVDAARTGFFTASTAKTFTAIAALQLVEQGRLDLHADVNTYLKTFKIKDTFPGRPVTLEHLLTHTAGFEDDVLGSSWDDPAAAPPLAKVVEDGQPERVRPPGTVLAYDNYAYNLAGHLVEVASGQPFAEYVRQHILTPLGMTGTSFAAPLPGPLTATLAQGYNGDVPYKRYYGSPASGAGPVTTAADMGRLMIALLGNDPRLGRNIGATMMRRHYTQDERLPGIGYGLEELSRNGHRIFYKGGDINGFHHVLALLPDQRSGVYVVYNGEDPTTAAHDLINQIVDRYFPGRADDPRPVRGDTSGYAGTYTSTRIRGDLLQAGALFKTVTVESTGDGTITTTGLSRDSAKPDQAWQLIGPGLFAERGGQERIAFDGHGLLAGGHQEEAATFQRSGAALHVWLVYAGLTAFLVAALGIPVAALVRRLRGRPARHRPAWWLAWLTSALVLLFAYGFAVTIAVAPTDAVFLGSPLLTVALTASSTAFVLSGGVAACSVCAWWKGWWGPAGRISYTAFGLVTVAFMVVAYLYGMVGGVFG
- a CDS encoding response regulator transcription factor translates to MIRVLLAEDMHLIRGALASLLRLEPDIEVVSEVPSGDAVVPAALEHRPDVAVLDVQMPVMDGIEAAAELGRRLPGCRVLMLTQLGRPEVLRRALAARVGGFMLKDAPPADLAAAVRRVHAGETVIDPALAAATITARENPLSPREVDVLRLAAGGDDLAEIAAALHLTKGTVRNYLGAIVTKLDARNRLDAVRIATEAGWL